A single region of the Lysinibacillus sp. B2A1 genome encodes:
- a CDS encoding peptide ABC transporter ATP-binding protein, whose amino-acid sequence MTHKEILVEVKNLKIAFGKGKHKFMAINDVSFTIFKGEIFGLVGESGSGKTTIGRAIMRINDVTDGQILYRGRNIHGKIPKSWDREITQKIQMIFQDPMASLNERAKVDYIISEGLLNTKNFKNETERQQKVRAALLNVGLLPEFSSRFPHEFSGGQRQRIGIARALVMEPEFMIADEPISALDVSIRAQVLNLLANLQQQKNLTYLFIAHDLSVVRFITDRTAVIYKGKIVELADTERLFSNPIHPYTRALLSAVPEPNPYKERNKIIEIYDPAQHCYDKNPPSFKEIEEGHFVLANEEEMARYKASLHMEGHK is encoded by the coding sequence ATGACTCATAAAGAGATTCTAGTTGAGGTGAAAAATTTAAAGATTGCTTTTGGTAAGGGTAAGCATAAATTTATGGCGATTAATGATGTTAGCTTTACTATTTTTAAAGGTGAAATATTTGGCTTAGTAGGAGAATCAGGCTCAGGGAAAACTACAATTGGTCGAGCCATTATGCGTATCAATGATGTGACTGACGGACAGATATTATATCGTGGTAGGAATATTCATGGTAAAATCCCAAAAAGCTGGGATCGGGAAATTACCCAGAAAATCCAAATGATTTTTCAAGACCCTATGGCATCCCTTAATGAACGAGCTAAGGTTGATTATATTATCTCCGAGGGACTACTTAATACAAAAAACTTTAAAAATGAGACTGAGCGTCAACAAAAGGTGCGGGCTGCACTTTTAAATGTAGGATTATTACCAGAGTTCTCTAGCCGCTTTCCACATGAATTTTCAGGTGGTCAGCGTCAGCGTATTGGCATTGCACGAGCTTTAGTAATGGAGCCAGAGTTTATGATTGCAGACGAACCCATTTCGGCCTTAGATGTCTCTATTCGTGCACAAGTATTAAATTTATTAGCAAACTTACAGCAGCAAAAGAATTTAACCTACTTATTCATTGCTCATGATTTGTCAGTAGTCCGCTTTATTACGGACAGAACGGCTGTTATTTATAAAGGGAAGATCGTTGAGCTAGCAGATACTGAGCGGCTGTTTTCTAATCCTATTCATCCCTATACGCGAGCATTGTTATCAGCCGTGCCAGAGCCTAATCCCTATAAGGAACGAAATAAAATCATAGAGATTTATGATCCAGCACAGCATTGTTATGATAAAAATCCTCCGTCGTTTAAGGAAATAGAAGAAGGACATTTTGTTTTGGCAAATGAAGAGGAAATGGCAAGATACAAGGCATCGCTACACATGGAGGGACACAAATGA
- a CDS encoding peptide ABC transporter ATP-binding protein gives MTQALSRILAIQNLVIKFSLRGRILTAIRDISLDLYKGESLAIVGESGSGKSVLMKSIMGLLDKNGSIDQGQIIYNNWDLTQFKKEQEWLAIRGNEVAMVTQDPMTSLNPLKTIGKQIEECVMLHQCLKGRVAYVETLKLLKDVGIQDVEKRYKQYPHEFSGGMRQRIVIAIALACKPKILICDEPTTALDVTIQAQILQLLKHLQQKYGLTIIYITHDLGVVAKVANRIAVMYAGDIIEIGETHEIFFNAKHPYTWALISSLPQLGSKGEQLYSIKGTPPNLFQDIKGDAFAPRNPYALKVDFVERPPFFQVSKTHYARTWLLDPLAPKVQPPEALQAFFEEGRRYAYDS, from the coding sequence TTGACACAAGCACTATCTCGTATTTTGGCTATTCAAAACCTAGTGATTAAATTTTCGCTTCGTGGCAGGATACTAACAGCCATTCGTGATATCTCCCTTGATTTGTATAAGGGAGAAAGTCTTGCAATAGTGGGTGAATCAGGTTCGGGAAAATCAGTGCTAATGAAATCAATTATGGGCTTGCTCGATAAAAATGGTTCCATAGATCAGGGACAGATTATCTACAACAACTGGGATTTAACACAATTTAAAAAGGAGCAGGAGTGGCTAGCTATTCGTGGAAATGAAGTGGCGATGGTGACTCAGGACCCAATGACATCATTAAATCCACTGAAAACGATTGGCAAGCAAATAGAGGAATGCGTTATGTTACATCAGTGTCTAAAGGGCAGAGTCGCATATGTAGAAACCTTAAAATTGTTAAAGGATGTTGGTATTCAAGACGTAGAAAAACGTTACAAGCAGTATCCGCATGAATTTTCAGGTGGAATGCGTCAACGAATAGTCATTGCTATTGCTCTAGCTTGTAAACCAAAAATATTAATATGCGATGAACCGACAACAGCCTTAGACGTTACCATACAAGCCCAAATTTTACAGCTTTTAAAGCACCTTCAACAAAAATATGGGCTAACAATCATCTACATCACACATGATTTAGGTGTTGTTGCCAAGGTAGCCAATCGGATTGCTGTAATGTATGCAGGAGATATTATTGAAATTGGTGAGACACATGAAATTTTCTTTAATGCTAAGCATCCCTATACATGGGCACTCATTTCTTCATTACCACAGCTAGGCTCAAAGGGCGAACAGCTTTATTCCATTAAGGGTACACCACCAAATCTTTTTCAAGACATTAAAGGAGATGCCTTTGCACCACGCAATCCGTACGCGTTAAAGGTTGATTTCGTGGAACGTCCTCCATTTTTTCAAGTAAGTAAGACACATTATGCTCGTACATGGCTGTTAGATCCTCTTGCTCCTAAAGTACAGCCACCTGAAGCACTTCAGGCATTTTTTGAAGAAGGGAGGCGGTACGCATATGACTCATAA
- a CDS encoding LD-carboxypeptidase encodes MIRPKALKIGDTIGLISASGATPSDKLKPAIESVEKLGLKVVVGETCRARHGYLAGTDQLRASDVNQMFNDSTIDGIFCIRGGYGATKILPLLDFDIIRANPKVFAGYSDVTALHIAINQKCGFVTYHTPMPSTEFIQQDMDKYTWESFKQQVMATTCHDYLLKNPPGRSMIALAAGQATGQLIGGNLTLVTASLGTPYEIDTKNKILFLEDIDETEHRVDRMLTQLKLAGKLDEVAGILLGAWTNCGPDNLKHPEHSLSLQTIFQEILLPLKKPIIMDLTCGHCLPTMSLPLGSTISLNTENQQIRVIV; translated from the coding sequence ATGATACGTCCAAAAGCTTTAAAAATTGGGGATACAATTGGTCTTATCAGTGCGTCAGGTGCAACTCCATCTGACAAATTAAAGCCAGCTATAGAAAGTGTTGAAAAGCTTGGATTAAAGGTAGTCGTTGGAGAAACATGTCGAGCAAGGCACGGTTATTTAGCAGGAACTGATCAACTTCGTGCATCTGATGTCAATCAAATGTTTAACGATTCTACGATTGATGGTATCTTCTGTATTCGTGGAGGTTATGGGGCAACAAAAATTTTACCTCTTTTAGATTTCGATATAATAAGAGCCAATCCAAAAGTATTTGCTGGTTATAGCGATGTTACAGCTCTACATATCGCCATCAATCAGAAATGTGGCTTTGTGACCTATCATACGCCGATGCCATCAACCGAATTTATTCAACAGGATATGGATAAATATACATGGGAATCTTTTAAACAACAGGTGATGGCAACAACTTGTCATGATTATCTGCTAAAAAATCCACCTGGTCGTAGTATGATAGCACTTGCTGCTGGTCAAGCAACAGGACAGCTAATTGGAGGAAACTTAACATTAGTGACAGCTTCACTTGGCACTCCATATGAAATAGATACTAAGAATAAAATATTATTTTTAGAAGATATTGATGAAACTGAACATCGTGTAGATCGAATGCTCACACAGCTTAAATTAGCGGGCAAACTTGATGAGGTGGCGGGCATTTTATTAGGAGCTTGGACCAATTGCGGACCTGATAACCTGAAGCATCCAGAGCATAGTTTATCGCTACAGACTATTTTTCAAGAGATTTTATTACCACTAAAAAAGCCCATTATAATGGATTTAACGTGTGGTCACTGTTTACCTACAATGTCGTTACCTCTTGGTAGTACCATCTCCTTGAATACAGAAAACCAACAAATAAGAGTTATAGTGTAG